The following coding sequences lie in one Streptomyces venezuelae genomic window:
- a CDS encoding single-stranded DNA-binding protein translates to MNETLVTVVGNVATTPVYRELPSGPVARFRLAVTARYYDGAKSTWTDGHTNFFTVWAWRALGTNVQGSVSVGEPVIVQGRLKVRDEERGGQHWTSADIEAVAIGHDLSRGTAAFRRVGRGNPALTDPAQGREQAQEKGQSQSQSQGLGEDVSALWEKKPEPVG, encoded by the coding sequence ATGAACGAGACCTTGGTGACGGTCGTGGGCAATGTGGCGACGACGCCGGTGTACCGGGAGCTGCCGTCGGGGCCGGTGGCGCGGTTCCGGCTCGCGGTGACGGCGCGGTACTACGACGGGGCGAAGAGCACATGGACCGACGGGCACACCAATTTCTTCACGGTCTGGGCGTGGCGAGCGCTCGGCACGAACGTGCAGGGGTCGGTGTCGGTGGGCGAACCGGTCATCGTGCAGGGCAGGTTGAAGGTGCGCGACGAGGAGCGGGGCGGCCAGCACTGGACGTCGGCGGACATCGAGGCGGTGGCCATCGGGCACGATCTGTCGCGCGGTACGGCGGCGTTCAGAAGGGTCGGCAGGGGCAATCCGGCGCTGACGGACCCGGCGCAGGGGCGGGAGCAGGCACAGGAGAAGGGGCAGAGCCAGAGCCAGAGTCAGGGGCTGGGCGAGGATGTCTCCGCGCTCTGGGAGAAGAAGCCGGAGCCCGTGGGGTGA
- a CDS encoding Cys-Gln thioester bond-forming surface protein, translating into MTAAAGLALAGGVTFAGAAAAEEAPAHGGGAVATLGGLQTFDQAVIRDNGTAQQVPAGLFEMSVEGGGTLQTYCIDILNPTQKDAKYQETPWSGTSLNGNRDAGKIRWILQHSYPQVNDLAALARKAGARSLTAQSAAAGTQVAIWRYSDGAKVDAVDPQAEKLADYLYKSARNSAEPKASLTLDPPAVSGRAGEKLGPVTVQTDADSVTVTPPADSEASGVKVVGRNGKPVKSARDGSRLYFDVPKDAPDGAAALSVQTSTTVPVGRAFASETRSQTQILAGSSESTVSAAATANWAAEGALPALSAEKNCAKSGVDITAANEGDKPFTFRLMGFKYTIEAGTSQTVTIPLQEDQPYDFTINGPSGFEKRFKGVLDCRTAGDTITSKAQPASQPSPASAGGSVGGGDLAETGSSGNTPLIVGIAVAFVVVGGAVVFFLRKKDVPAETSTEE; encoded by the coding sequence GTGACCGCGGCGGCGGGTCTGGCCCTGGCGGGCGGGGTGACCTTCGCGGGCGCGGCCGCGGCGGAGGAGGCGCCGGCGCACGGGGGCGGAGCCGTCGCGACACTGGGTGGGCTGCAGACGTTCGATCAGGCCGTCATCCGTGACAACGGCACTGCGCAGCAGGTGCCCGCGGGACTCTTCGAGATGTCCGTCGAGGGCGGCGGCACCCTGCAGACGTACTGCATCGACATCCTGAACCCCACGCAGAAGGACGCCAAGTACCAGGAGACCCCCTGGAGCGGCACCTCGCTGAACGGGAACCGTGACGCGGGCAAGATCCGCTGGATCCTCCAGCACTCGTATCCGCAGGTGAACGACCTCGCCGCGCTGGCCCGCAAGGCGGGGGCGCGCTCCCTCACCGCGCAGAGCGCCGCGGCCGGCACCCAGGTGGCGATCTGGCGGTACTCCGACGGCGCGAAGGTCGACGCCGTCGATCCGCAGGCCGAGAAGCTCGCCGACTATCTGTACAAGAGCGCTCGGAACAGCGCCGAGCCCAAGGCATCCCTGACGCTGGACCCGCCGGCCGTGTCGGGACGCGCGGGGGAGAAGCTCGGACCGGTCACCGTGCAGACCGACGCCGACTCGGTGACGGTCACGCCGCCCGCGGACTCCGAGGCGAGCGGCGTGAAGGTCGTCGGCAGGAACGGCAAGCCGGTGAAGTCCGCGCGCGACGGCAGCCGCCTCTACTTCGACGTGCCGAAGGACGCACCCGACGGCGCCGCCGCACTGTCCGTGCAGACGTCGACCACCGTCCCGGTCGGGCGGGCGTTCGCGTCCGAGACCAGGAGCCAGACGCAGATCCTCGCCGGCTCCAGCGAGTCGACCGTGTCGGCCGCGGCGACCGCGAACTGGGCGGCCGAAGGTGCGCTGCCCGCGCTGTCGGCCGAGAAGAACTGCGCCAAGAGCGGTGTGGACATCACCGCGGCCAACGAGGGCGACAAGCCCTTCACCTTCCGTCTGATGGGCTTCAAGTACACCATCGAGGCGGGCACGTCACAGACCGTGACGATCCCGCTGCAGGAGGACCAGCCCTACGACTTCACGATCAATGGGCCGAGCGGCTTCGAGAAGCGGTTCAAGGGCGTGCTCGACTGCCGCACCGCGGGCGACACGATAACGAGCAAGGCGCAGCCCGCCTCCCAGCCGAGCCCCGCGTCGGCGGGCGGCAGCGTCGGCGGCGGTGACCTGGCCGAGACCGGCA